DNA sequence from the Paenibacillus azoreducens genome:
TTCCGCTGGCTGATCATCGTCGGTCTGATCGGGGTGGCGATCATACTCTTCAATTCATTCGTCAATGTCAAAAAAATTGATAATGAAAATATCGGCAGAGAGCCGCCGGCGGCATCGACAACGAAGGAAACCTTCCAGAATAACGCCGCGGAGCCGAATGCATTCATCAGTATAGAGGAAGCCGCCGAGGACAAGATGAAAGGGATTTTGGAAAAAATAGTCGGCGTGGGTACGGTGGACATCATGGTTACCGTAGACTCTACAGAAGAAATCGTATACCAGAAAAATGTAAAGGATTCGCAGCAGCAGTCGGACGAAAATGATGCAAACGGAGGCAAACGGCATACAACGCAGTACACACGGGACGGCGAAATTGTGACCTATGAGCAG
Encoded proteins:
- the spoIIIAG gene encoding stage III sporulation protein AG, translated to MGKWFKKLEQWIGGGGQGSGNRINTFRWLIIVGLIGVAIILFNSFVNVKKIDNENIGREPPAASTTKETFQNNAAEPNAFISIEEAAEDKMKGILEKIVGVGTVDIMVTVDSTEEIVYQKNVKDSQQQSDENDANGGKRHTTQYTRDGEIVTYEQSGAQTPIITKRVKPQIRGVLIVAKGAENEVVKELIVDAVEKGLNVPGYRISVVPRKQG